Genomic DNA from Longimicrobium terrae:
CGTAGCCCAGCATGCGCGCAAAGGTGGCGTTTGCCGCCACGATGGTGCCGTCGTCCATGAACGAGGCAAAGCCGGCGGGCGCGTGGTCCAGCAGTTCATCCAGGCGGCGCTCTTCCGGCGCGCCGGCCGTTTCCGTCATGGTCACGCCACGGCGGCGGGCTGCAGGTAGTCGCGGATCAGCCGGATCGTCTCGTCGGGATGGCTCATGTGCGGGCAGTGGCCCGTCGCCTCCATGACGCGAAGGGTGCTGTCCGGCATCTCGCGGTGCAGGTAGTCGCCCACCTCCAGCGGCGCCACCATGTCGTCGGAGCACTGCAGAATCAGCGACGGCACGCGGACCTGCGCCAGATCCGCGCGGTTGTCGGAAAGAAAGGTGGCCTCGGCAAAGCGGCGCGCCACCACGGGATCGGTGGAGCAGAAGCTGGTGGCGAGTTCGTCGCCCAGTTCGGGCCTGTCGGTGTTCTTCATGATGGCGGGCCCCAGGAAGTTGGCCCAGCCGATGTAGTTGTGGTCCATCATCTCCAGCAGCCCTTCGATGTCCTGCCGCTCAAAGCCGCCCACGTACGGCGGATCGTTGATGTAGCGCGGCGACGGACCGATGAGCACCAGCCGGGCAAAGCGTTCCGGCTCGCGGTTGGCGGCCAGAACGGACACCATGCTGCTTACGGAATGCGCCACCAGAACGACGTCGCGCAGATCCAGCGCGTGCACCACGTCCAGCAGGTCCTGCGC
This window encodes:
- a CDS encoding alpha/beta fold hydrolase, translated to MNPDILTRNNVRVSGRGTQPMLFAHGFGCDQNMWRLVAPAFEDEYRIVLFDYVGSGNSDLRAYDAPRYSTLDGYAQDLLDVVHALDLRDVVLVAHSVSSMVSVLAANREPERFARLVLIGPSPRYINDPPYVGGFERQDIEGLLEMMDHNYIGWANFLGPAIMKNTDRPELGDELATSFCSTDPVVARRFAEATFLSDNRADLAQVRVPSLILQCSDDMVAPLEVGDYLHREMPDSTLRVMEATGHCPHMSHPDETIRLIRDYLQPAAVA